AAACAGGCAAGAGTCAAGGGCCCGGATATGCTGGGGCgggaggttgggggcggggggggggggggcgggcagggtgggCAGCGACAGCGAGAAGGGATGAGGACACCTACCTCCAGGTGTCGGATGCGGACGTCCCGCTCCCGGAGCTGCGTCCTCAGGGTGTGAAGTTCTGGGGGTGCCCCTCCGGGTGGCCGCTGTTTGGGTTCCAGGGTCTGTATGACCTAGGGGTCGGGGAAGACACAGCCAGGGTGACCTTGGCCTTTCAGGCCCCTGGATGTGTTGGGCCGTGTTCAGGGTGACGGCTCACGGCGGTGGTGCAGGAGTCTGTGATACGATGGGGTGCGGCAAGGGCGGAAGTGGAGGGCACAGGGGTGCACGCTGGCGGGAGGCGCGACTCAGTGGGACGCGGCAGCCTCGGCAGGAGGCCCACGGAGCACCCGGTGTCCTCACCGTGCGCGCCTTGTCCACGTAGCGGCGGTACCGCTCTTCCATGGCCCGCAGGTCCGCGTCCTTCTTCTGCAGGCTGTGCTGCAGCTCCTCGATACGCcgggctgctggggggggggggcaaggtgACCCCTCAGCTCCCGGCCAAGcttggcgcccccccccccccacgcaacCGCTGAGGCCCACTCACTGCTGCTGTCAGCGGGGGGCTCCAGCTCCTCGATATACTCTCGCTTCCGCTGCAGCTCCAGATCTGCCTCATGCAGCTTCTGCCTGCGGACGGAGGAAGGCGAGCCGCAGGCTGACCTCCgggcccccttcccttcctcccaccggTGGCCACAGCCTAACCGGCCGGCCAGCACGCGCCTGCCCGGCTGCAGAGATCCCTCTGTGTGCCCCACGCCCCGAGCACAGAAGCCGCGTGCCCTGGTCCCACCATCTGCTCAGCCGCTGGAGTCACAACCTTCCACACCCCCTAGTCCGGTGGCCCCTGGGCCGGCCCCCCCGTGTGTCCACTCCTCTCCGCGCCCCGGCCCGCCTACTGGCACGGGCACCACCACCCCTTGCCGGCCTCTTCTACACTCAATCTCAATTCCTTTCTCCACCCAGCAGCCAGGGATCTTTCTAGCAGGCAAATGTCTTCTGACCAAAAGAAACGCCAGGTAAAAAGCTACAGTTCTGCTGCCTGCCGCAAAAGCCGAAGGATCTGATAACGCCCCCTGCCagtgagatgatgatgatgatgatgatgatgattattattattattatcatgcaCTGGATATGGAACATAGTAGAAAGACCTAATAGAGAAACCTGGGCTATGTCTCAGGTTACCAAGGCACGTGCCCTCTGAGCCACCAATTCCACTTTCGTGATAAATTCGCACACAAGCGAAATGAGGCGTGTGCAAGGTTTTACTCTGCTGCACTGTTGGCAATCGCAGATACCTAGGATGACTTAAACACGTGAGGCCCTTCGCAAAAAAAAGGCTACAGGCCAGCCCTTCTGGATTGGAATTTTACAGGTGAATCAAGCCCTAATGTTTCCATATAGCCATCCTCTGTAAGGAAATAACTTTTTCCGTGCTCCCGGTGGGCGCAGGCTACACTCCATCTTTGGTGGAACTGAGATGGGTCACACAAGTCATTTTCTGGAAGGCCCGATTTCCCCACGGACCCCCAGTtgacaaaggcaacaaaaactgATTCATATGGCGACGTTCCCCAGCCATCTTCTTAAGGAGGAGAAGCCAAGTGCAGACTAGCAGATAGCCTGTTACCTTTCACGTAACTAAGGaatcagaataaaaatgtatattcatattcatttgcATGTGCTTAAAAAACTTTGTAAGGATTGTTGTAATAAACTAgtatgaatgggggtggggtggaaactGAGTCAATGGGGGGACTAAGAGGTATACCCCTTCTCTCTATATTGCTCAGTATATAgatctctatatatctatttttaataaaatttgttttgagagacagagagagagcgagcaagcaggataggggcagagagagagggagagagaatcccaagcaggctctgcactgtcagtgcaaagcttgatgtagggctcgaactcatgaactatgaggtcgtggcctgagccgaagtcagatgcttaaccaattgagccacccaggcaccctatattttggtttttaaggTATGAATGTAATAGCTACttaaggtagttttttttttaatttttccaagtttatttatttattttgagagagagagagatgcagagagagagggagagagaaaatcccaagcaggctctgtgttgtcagtggagagcccaatgtggggcttcatctcatcattgtgagatcatgacctgagccaaaaccgagttgggtgcttaaccaactgggccacccaggcaccccaaaatatttttttattaaaattttttttaatgtttatttgattttgagacagagcatgagcaggggaggagcagagagagagggagacacagagacacagcacctgaagcaggctcctgtctctgagctgtcagcatagagtcggacatggggctcaaactcatgaactgtgagatgatgacctgagcctaagttaagTTGCATGTCTAatccaatgagccacccaggcgccctacccCCAAACAGTTTGTAagtttactttaatttttactaatctctgcactcaatgtagggctcgaacccatgaccctgagatcaggagtcacatgctctaccaactgagccagtcaggagcccccagtttagtttctttttttttttcttttttttttttttttttatgaaaaaagggggcacctgggtgactcagtcggttgagcgcccaacttcgctcaggtcacgatctcacggttcgtgagttcgagccccacgtcgggctctgtgctgacagctcagagcctggagcctgcttcggattctgtgtctccctctctctctgcccctcccctgctcattctctgtctctctccctctcaaaataaacaaacattaaaataaaatgaaatgaaaaagtaaaaggcaactgtCATTTGGTCATGCTACCTTACTGAAATTCCCTCCATGGCTCCCCATCGTTCCCCCGAAACAGTTCTCACTCCTTCCCTTGGCTCATGAGACCCTACTTGATCTGAACCTTCTATGTTTCGGCTTCCTGCTTCTCCTAAGACACCCAGTGTCCCCCGCATCTGTGCCCCAGACTCTCCTCCCACCCGAGTGCCCTCCCGCTGGGACTCACAGATGCTCCTCCAGCTTCCTCTTCAGTAGGGTGGACTGGGGGGAGAGAACAGGCACCGGGTGAATGGGGGGTCCAGACGTCCCAACTCCATCTTGGGGTGAGGGTAGAGGGTGCCACCCTGGGCCCACGGTACTTACGATGGACTGCAGGGGGCATCgagcagcagggaggagagagaggagggttactggGGGGCACGAGGGAgggccaggcagggaggaggtgggcacTCACATCCTCCGTCTTGCCCCCCTGCTCTTGCAAGGCCTTCTGTAAGTCCTCCACCTGGGCCCGCAGCTCCAACAGCTGCTGCTGGTTCAGCCTGCAGGAGTGGCGGGGCCGCTCAGTGCCTGCGCCCGCCCTCCGCCCCGCACCCCACGCCCCCTCCAcgcggacccccccccccccccccccccccccccccgtcctcaCCGCAGCTGCGTCTCCAGCCCGTGGCGCGCGCGGTTGGCCTCCTCCAGGTGGCGCTGCAGCTCCTCCTGCCGCTCCCGGTAGGCCGCCTCCTGCTGGCACAGCTGCTTGTTCTCCAGCTGAAGCCGCAGGAGCGTCTCCCTGCCGACCGGGGAGTGAGCAGGGCTGGAGACAGGTCAGCCCGCAGGCCCGCCGGGGCTCTGGCGGGGAGACTGGGCGGACAGGGCTAGCAGAGGGACAGAGCCCCGGGGAAGAGCCCCGTTAGATCCTAGGGAAGGGTCGGAGTACTGGGGGCCCGGCCTAGGCGTGGGTGGGCAGAGCGCGGGGGAACCAAAATGGGAGGGGTtttgggctgggcctgggggtggAGCCAGGCGAGGGCGGGGCTACAGGAGCAGGTTAGAACCTTCCTAAAAGCAAGACTGCGGGAAAGCAAGACGcagaaaggggaagaaactgGGGTGGGGGAGTTCATCGGGGCAGGACAGAGGGCACTGCACCTAACCGGGTCTACACTGAGGACAGGGCTATGCCCTGGGGGCAGAGGCCGACGGTGAGCAGGGCTGAGGGTAGGATTTTTTGTTCGGTGGGTGGAGCCAGATGGGTTGGACCTAATTTGCGCACCGAGGATGGATCCCCGAGAGGCaagctggggctggagggctTGCCTCTAGGCAATAGGGCTAGAGCTCCGGCCAAATAAGGGCAGAATTAGGAGTGAGTGGGCCTAGGAGCCAGGGGAGGACTTGGGAACCCAACACAGCAGGCCAGGCTAGTAGTAGGTGCCTGCACTGGGGGCGGAGCTGGGGGTGAGCTCTGGGTGCAGCTAGACCTCGGAGCGACCCCAGGATACCTCAGCTCCGCAGGTAGGATCTCTGCTGCCAAGTTTTCCACAGCTGGTGAGGTGGGATCCAGCGAAGGGTCTGGAGAGTGTGGGAAATGTCTTCAGGTTGCTGCACAGCTCCTGCCCCCATCCCTAGGGTTCACTTTCCAAGAGTCATCTTTGAGGACTCAAGTTCGACCAAAAGACTGGGTTAACATAAGCCTCACCCCTCAACCCGACAGCGGGCGGTGATGCTTGCCCCGAGTTTGCCCTGATCCCCGGGGACGGCCCCTGCCATTTCTTTCCGTTCTGGCCTGTCTCCGAGGTGGCCTAGATCTGTCCCCGGCCTGGACAAGGCCTGGGACGCCTTTTCTGTCTGCCCTAACGGCACCTTAGGCTACCCGTGCCCCAGGCCCTTAGGATGACAGGCCTCCAACTCACCGGCCTGGGTCAGCCCCCGAGGCTGCAGCTGGGCGCAGCGCAGTTCCTCATTGGCCTCCCGCAGGGAGTCCCGCTCTGCCAGCAGCCGCTGGAGGGACGGGGTGCAAGACGCCACTTGAGGCAGGGTTGGCTTCCTGGGGATTGGGCTATGCTAAGATGGACAGGGTGGGGCTTGGACGCGGGACTTCGGCCTCACCTCCTTCTCCTTTGTCACCAACTCATACTTTTCCTCCAGGTTTCGACACTCGAATAGCCACTTCTCGGCCTTCATGGCCTCCTCCTGTCGCTGGCCCTGAAGTTCCTGAACCTGAACACCGAGGAGGGGTGAGAAAGCGGggtttggaggaggggcagggactgAATACAAGGTGAAGGCATCGGGCCCCGCGGGACCGGACCCAGAGAACTTGGAGGGGCGGGGCTTACAAGCCTAGGGAGGAGCTGGCCTGCCCGAGGGGCGGTACCTACATATAAACGAGGCGGGAGGCTAGGGGCTCGGCAGCACGCTGAGGACCCGCCAAAGCGAAAGGGGCGAGGGGTCCAGCGGCCTAGAGCACCACGCCCTCCGGGCTCTGCCCTGATCCCTGCCGCACCTGTCGTCGCTGTGCCTCGAGCTGGGCACGCAGTGAGCCGGCCCGGCGTAGCTCGTCCTCCAGCTGCCGTGTGCGCTCGGCATGGCCCGCGTTCCGCTCCTCCAGCTGCCGCACCTGCCGCCTCAGCTCCCGCAGCTCACCCAGGCGGCGCCGGCAGCTGCTCAGCGTGGCCTCCAGCTGCCCGGCACGCTCAGAGGACTGCCTGGGGGAGGAGGCAAGTCGGGAGAGGAGGCCTGGGTCTGCGGTCAGGGTTCAGCTTGGATCTGAGGACCCCCCCCGGGTAGGGGAAGGTGTCATGTCACCTGGGGATGTGGGGGTTCAAGGTGGTGGACCATGAGGGTCAGGAGCCAGCCAGGgcctggtgggttttttttttggggggggggggtctttagGGGGCGCAGAGGGAGCCCTAAGTATCAATTGTTAGCCCAGGGTCATAATCAGGGTTCCTCGGGGGCGGGAGTGAATAGAATGACTGAGGCGTTACAGGGGGAATGATGGGGCCCAGAGGCTCTGAGGGGCCCTCAAGGACACTTTGAGGTTACGAGGTGGCTATGGGATCAAATGAAGGCACGGTGAGGTCCTTCGGGGCAGAGCACTGTGTGGTCCTTTAAGATGCAGCAGGGATTCCCTAGGCACTCTAACATTACAGGGGTGCTGGGGGTCACAGGAGAGCCTTTAGAGGTTACAGAAGACACAGTGAAGTCGAGGGAGTGGGTGTTGGGGGGACCCACCAAGTGCTTTGGGATTGCAGGCGTGCTGTGGAGTCACGAGAAGGAAATGTCCTCTCGTGAGGGGCACAGATGGGTGAAGAAGGGGGTGGCAAAGTTATCGCATTGGGGGTCCTGGAGGGCACAACGGGATCCTGGGGCGTGATGGCCCCTGGCCAGCActggagcaggggcggggggctggtAGCTGGGGTCGTGGGGATGCTACAATGTCTGGGGAATATAACGCGGGCTCAAAAGGGCACACTATGAGGTCCTGGGGGGCACCATAGAAGCAGGGATCTTGGTGGCACCCAGAGGACGTGGTGGAATCCAGGATGGTGCAGTGGGGTTCGAGAGCTGGGCCTGGGGGTGGAGCCAGGCAAGGGCGGGGCTACAGGTTAGAACATTCCTAAAAGCAAGACTGCGGGAAAGCAAGATGCAGAAAGGGCAAGAACTGGGGTGGGGGAGTTCATCCTTTATGAATGTTCTAACCTGCTCCTGCGGCCTTGCCCTTGCctggtttccccccaccccacccccccacccccccaggcccgGCTCAAAACTCCGCCCACTGCACCATCACTGTGGAGTCCAGGGGACACTGGGAGGGTTCACCGGGCATTTGGGGGGTTTTGAGGTACTATGGCATCAGAGGGACGCTGCGGCAACGACAGTAGGCGGTGGGGACCCAGGGACCCACCACTCACCGCAGCTCGTCCATCTCATCCTTGAGGGCCTGCGCCTCCTGGGCCAGACTGGTCAGTGCCTGGTTCCGCTGCTGCAGCTCAGAGACCTCCCGCTCCAGCTCGGCACAGTGCAGACGCTCATCTTCCCTGCCGTTCTCCAGCCTGGAGGGGTAGGGAAGGAGGGGGCACTCGAGGCGGCTGGGCCCACGCCCATCCCCTGGCCTGGGGCCCAAACCCCGGCTCGCCGCACCTGAAGTTCTCCTCCTGCAGCCGCTCCAGCTGGGACTGCAGCAGCAACAGCTTCTTAGCAGTGAGGCCGGTGGCACCCTCACCCTCTGGCCGGCCCGCCCGTTCCCGAAGCACCGCGTTctcctgtgccaggctctgcttcTCCTCGGACAGGAGCACCAGCTGCCAGCAGGAGGCGCAGATGAGCTGGAgtctggaagggaaggaggcaagcAACCCGCGCTCCCTCTCCGCCAACCTCAACCTCACCTGCCGCTCCAGGTCCAGACAGTGCTGCCGCAGCTCATCCCCCTCATCGGCCTCCTCACTCAGGAAGTAGTACCTTCGGGactggggagggacgggggggggggggggaaacggGGAGGGGCAAGGAAGTCAGGAGTCCACGGGAGgagactgggggaagggaggctggcGTCTCTAGTGGCAGAAAGGAGTCAAGAAACTCTCAAGATCCAAGGGAGAGCTCGGACCCCAGGGGACTCAAGGAAAGGTGATGTGGGGACACTGGTGACCTGGCGAGGGAACAGGCTAGGACCCTGAGGGATTGAGGTGGTTTACACAGGTAAGGACAGGTTCCTCCTCCTTAGGCAGCCCTGAGAATCAGTGATGGATTTGGGCCTTTAACAAGGTCCCCCGCCTCTTACCTGGTTATCAAAATTCCCATATGTTTCTGGTGACAGGGAGTCGGGGGTGTCTTTGGTCATCAGCTGGAGCAAGGTGGGAGGACAGTGAGATGAGCTGGGCCCTCTGAGTGTGGCCTTGAAAGCTTCTACAATCCAGCCTACGGACCTCTCAATCCTCCTGCGCCCAAAGCCAGTTCTCCCCAATAACCCCAATCTAGAGGCTGCCCTCCCGCAGTGTATCCAGCAGGGAGGCTGGGTCCTTTGAGGGTGCTAAATGGTGACTTCGAGCTGGCAGACACCTGAGACAGGGGCATCTGGCCAACTGAGTTCCAGGAAGAGCCCAGAACTTACCAGGGCAGAGCCCATGCCCAGTCGCCTCTGCCCTGATGTCTCCTCCCCTGAAGCTCCTTGCCACATTGGGCACCCCCACTTACCTCCTGGATGGCTTCCATCACCACATGCTGAACTGATTCCTCTAGCGTCATGATTCTCTGGATGTGCTCTGGGGATCAAGGTGAGGAAGACTGAAACGTGGGGGTACGGGATGAGGAGGATTTTCTCAGGTTTTCCCCTGGGGATcctctaaccccccccccccccccccgccccataccCTGCTTTTTCTCGCAGCTGATGGCACAGCCAAGCACCAGCTGAAGCAGCTTGCCAAGCTCTTCTGGGTCAGAGAACTCGCCAATGAGGCTCACGTCTGGAAGGTGCTGCTCCAAAACAGGATGCCCCAGGACCTGAGGACAGGGAGGTAGGGGTGCGAATAGGGGGCATTGGGACTCACCGACACCCATCTCCTCCCAACCCAACCCCAGCTCCTAAATTCTGTTTATGGTTACTCACATCCTGGGAGTACTCCAATAGGCTCTGTAAGATTGTCTTCAGATTGCTAACCTAGGGAGGTGCAAGGAGTTGTGTCCAGGGTCCCAGAGCCCCCCAGAAGGAGCCGAGCAGCCCCCACTCTGAATCTGTCTGCCCCAgcctttttttctctgcctcacttcccAATTCCTGGTCATTTCATCCCTGTTTGGTAccgtcctctgtcctccctcctagGGGCGACCTGTCTAGTTGCCTGCCTTTCTTGTTCACATGTCCCCAGAATCCAGTCACGTCTCACCACCTGCCCTGCCACCTTCTGGCCCTAGCCATTTTCATCTCTCACTTGGATTATTGCACCAACCGGGTCTCCATTTCCACTCTCGCTGCCTACTCTGCATTCCTCTCCAAGCAGCCAGGGGGAGCTTTGTTAAATCCCAAGCCAGGTTGTCTTTCCTCTCTGCTAAAATCCTTCCTTGACTTTGCGTAGCACTTAAAATAGAATCCatctccctgccccagcctgccccGCTCCTGATGACCTCATCCACCATTTCTGCCCCCTTGTTTTCTATTCTGACCTCCCTGCCTTTCCTCGATACACCAGGCTTCTTCCCAAccttgcactggctgttcccagTGCCTGGAACCCTGTTCCTCCAAATTTCACGTGGAGATCAGCCCATCGGGGACAACCACCCACCCAGTTGCCCTCTCTCACGGCCCAGCTTTTATTGTCTTCATAGAACTTATTGCCACTGGAAGTTTATGTTcgtgtgtgcaggtttttgtctGTGTCATTCCTTGCGGCACACCCAGGCCTGCTCCTTAGGAGCATGAAAGAAGAGAGTTGGCTGGTCACCAGAAAtctgtctctcttcctggccAAGTTGTCTGTGCATCACCCAGGACGTGTGTCTGGCTGACCCATCACCCAGGACATGTCTAGCTTAGCCTTCCCTGATGATCTCTTCACCAGTCTGTCCCCCAGTCATGAGTCCACCTGTCACCTTCAGCCTCCAGTTGGGACCCGGGTCCTCTGAGATGCCCTGGAGCCACGTCTCGTTGAACCAGGAAGGATCTCTGGGGGCGAGAAGGTGGGATGAGCTGCTGGGGGACCCTTTCGGGACCCTCCCCCTCAGCCCCACTCACATCTGGTTCAGCACATAGGCTATGGCGAGGCCACTGCTCAGGTCCTGGGGGCTGGTACAGGGGGACGGGACATGGAACGTCTGCAactggagaggaagaggaaagggcaaTGGGCAGTTAGGGCCTGGGAAAAATCGAAACACTCCTCTTTCGCTGACTTTCCCGGTCAGCGGGAACCTCACACGGTTGTCGGGGACTGCTCTGTGGCTTTGGCAAACCAGCTCCGCGGAGGAGTGGCCACAGCTCACCTGGGACTGGAGGGGGCGTGGCCTCACTTCACTTGTGGTCAACAAACCCCGCGCCACCGGGCCAGGGCAGAACCACGAGTCACCTGGTCCCCACACGCCCCACGTGACCAGGCCAGCTCACCTGTGCCCTCACCCACGTGACCCAGCCGCGAAGGGGCGGGGCCTCACCTGTTCTTTCCATGCAGACCTGCCACGTGACAGGGGCGGGTGCTCAGGCTAGAGTCCAACCGCCCTGCAGGCCGAAggccctttcctcctcccagccccagaaCAGAAGGGTAGAACGAACCAAGGCCAGGGCTCCCAGGCGAGAAGAGCGGGCGCATACCtggccctggccccgcccccgacCTACCCAGGTGAGCAGAGACCCGCATAGCTCGGCCTTGTCCACGCTCATGGCTCCCGATCGGATTCGACCTCGGCCGCGGAGCCCCGCCACCGCAGCCGCCTTCTGATCCGCCACCAGCGAGCACCCGCAGCCCCGACCTCCCGCTCGGCCTAGagcgccgccccgccccgccccctagGCGCAGGCCCCGCCCTAGACACGTGGTCTCCACCCGGCGCCAGATCATACCTCCAGTTCCGCCATCTTGGATCCGGGCAGCACTTGGGCGCCCGCCCTGCCGCTAGGGGTCAGTCTGGGCCAAGCTTGCACATCCCTAGCGCAGACCCGCTACCCCTCCTCCTTGGCtctttttggaggggggagggtagCGGGAGACCTCAGGATAATTCCTCATCTTGTGAGGCGGAGCTATCCCACCCTGTTATACGGGCTTTTTCACGTCCTCTCTCTTCAGCTGGAAGAAATTCTGGCCCCTAACCACCTTATGACCGGAGCCTTTATTTgcgcggggaaggggcaggccgTAACACATTCTACGAATTTCGAGGAGAGCTCCTAAAGGGGTCTTCCCAAGTCACCACTTGGGAGTCTTGCCTCAGGGGTAAACGGGACACGAGCGTGATCCTAGGTCGAGGGCAGGGTGAATCAGCTGGACTCAGGTCTTGGGTGAGGTACAGACACCCTTGCCCAGTCTGGATCCATTTCCACAGAGCTTCTCCTGCaccaccctccccagccccgaACCCCTTAGGTCCTCTGGCTTCAGATCGCAGGACCTGGCCTCCCTGGTGCCCCAGGCCCACCAGGGGGCGCGCAGACTGCAGGAACGCAGCCTGCGGGGAAGCAACGTGCCTTTTCTGAGACCCCGCCTTGGCGGTGGAGGGGGCTCAAAGGAAAGCGATAACAATAGTATTTAATAAAATCGCAgtcaccatttattga
This DNA window, taken from Panthera tigris isolate Pti1 chromosome A2, P.tigris_Pti1_mat1.1, whole genome shotgun sequence, encodes the following:
- the HOOK2 gene encoding protein Hook homolog 2 isoform X2; translated protein: MSVDKAELCGSLLTWLQTFHVPSPCTSPQDLSSGLAIAYVLNQIDPSWFNETWLQGISEDPGPNWRLKVSNLKTILQSLLEYSQDVLGHPVLEQHLPDVSLIGEFSDPEELGKLLQLVLGCAISCEKKQEHIQRIMTLEESVQHVVMEAIQELMTKDTPDSLSPETYGNFDNQSRRYYFLSEEADEGDELRQHCLDLERQLVLLSEEKQSLAQENAVLRERAGRPEGEGATGLTAKKLLLLQSQLERLQEENFRLENGREDERLHCAELEREVSELQQRNQALTSLAQEAQALKDEMDELRQSSERAGQLEATLSSCRRRLGELRELRRQVRQLEERNAGHAERTRQLEDELRRAGSLRAQLEAQRRQVQELQGQRQEEAMKAEKWLFECRNLEEKYELVTKEKERLLAERDSLREANEELRCAQLQPRGLTQADPSLDPTSPAVENLAAEILPAELRETLLRLQLENKQLCQQEAAYRERQEELQRHLEEANRARHGLETQLRLNQQQLLELRAQVEDLQKALQEQGGKTEDSTLLKRKLEEHLQKLHEADLELQRKREYIEELEPPADSSTRRIEELQHSLQKKDADLRAMEERYRRYVDKARTVIQTLEPKQRPPGGAPPELHTLRTQLRERDVRIRHLEMDFEKSRSQREQEEKLLISAWYNMGMALQQRAGEERAPAHAQSFLAQQRLATNTRRGPLGRLASLNMRSTDKH
- the HOOK2 gene encoding protein Hook homolog 2 isoform X1, with protein sequence MSVDKAELCGSLLTWLQTFHVPSPCTSPQDLSSGLAIAYVLNQIDPSWFNETWLQGISEDPGPNWRLKVSNLKTILQSLLEYSQDVLGHPVLEQHLPDVSLIGEFSDPEELGKLLQLVLGCAISCEKKQEHIQRIMTLEESVQHVVMEAIQELMTKDTPDSLSPETYGNFDNQSRRYYFLSEEADEGDELRQHCLDLERQLVLLSEEKQSLAQENAVLRERAGRPEGEGATGLTAKKLLLLQSQLERLQEENFRLENGREDERLHCAELEREVSELQQRNQALTSLAQEAQALKDEMDELRQSSERAGQLEATLSSCRRRLGELRELRRQVRQLEERNAGHAERTRQLEDELRRAGSLRAQLEAQRRQVQELQGQRQEEAMKAEKWLFECRNLEEKYELVTKEKERLLAERDSLREANEELRCAQLQPRGLTQADPSLDPTSPAVENLAAEILPAELRETLLRLQLENKQLCQQEAAYRERQEELQRHLEEANRARHGLETQLRLNQQQLLELRAQVEDLQKALQEQGGKTEDSTLLKRKLEEHLQKLHEADLELQRKREYIEELEPPADSSTARRIEELQHSLQKKDADLRAMEERYRRYVDKARTVIQTLEPKQRPPGGAPPELHTLRTQLRERDVRIRHLEMDFEKSRSQREQEEKLLISAWYNMGMALQQRAGEERAPAHAQSFLAQQRLATNTRRGPLGRLASLNMRSTDKH